In Bacillus sp. KH172YL63, one genomic interval encodes:
- the dnaA gene encoding chromosomal replication initiator protein DnaA yields MENIGDLWSKALENIEKKISKPSFDTWLKSTKAHSIQGDTLVITAPNEFARDWLEGRYSQLISGVLYDITGEELVVKFIIPQNQEPEEFDIQIPPKKPMKDDDQQDINQNMLNAKYTFDTFVIGSGNRFAHAASLAVAEAPAKAYNPLFIYGGVGLGKTHLMHAIGHYVLEHNPAAKVVYLSSEKFTNEFINSIRDNKAVDFRNKYRNVDVLLIDDIQFLAGKEQTQEEFFHTFNTLHEESKQIVISSDRPPKEIPTLEDRLRSRFEWGLITDITPPDLETRIAILRKKAKAEGLDIPNEAMLYIANQIDSNIRELEGALIRVVAYSSLINKDINADLAAEALKDIIPSSKPRVITIQEIQRVVGEHFNVKLEDFKAKKRTKSIAFPRQIAMYLSREMTDSSLPKIGEEFGGRDHTTVIHAHEKISTLLGADSLLQQQLKEIREALKS; encoded by the coding sequence TTGGAGAATATCGGGGATCTTTGGAGCAAAGCCTTAGAAAATATCGAAAAGAAGATCAGTAAGCCAAGCTTTGATACTTGGTTAAAATCAACTAAGGCCCATTCCATTCAAGGGGACACCCTTGTCATCACTGCTCCAAATGAATTTGCAAGAGATTGGTTGGAAGGTCGGTATTCTCAGCTAATCTCCGGGGTTTTATATGATATCACCGGCGAAGAATTAGTTGTGAAATTCATCATTCCTCAAAACCAGGAACCTGAAGAATTTGATATTCAAATTCCGCCAAAGAAGCCGATGAAAGACGACGATCAGCAGGATATCAACCAGAATATGCTGAACGCTAAATATACTTTCGATACCTTTGTCATCGGTTCAGGCAACCGTTTCGCCCATGCCGCATCACTCGCTGTTGCCGAAGCACCTGCAAAGGCGTATAATCCCCTCTTTATCTATGGTGGAGTGGGACTCGGAAAGACTCACTTAATGCATGCGATCGGTCATTATGTGCTGGAGCATAATCCTGCTGCCAAAGTGGTTTATCTTTCCTCAGAAAAGTTCACAAATGAATTCATCAACTCGATCAGGGACAATAAAGCCGTCGATTTCCGCAACAAATACCGGAATGTTGATGTTTTACTGATTGATGATATTCAATTTTTAGCCGGGAAAGAACAAACGCAAGAGGAATTTTTCCATACTTTCAATACATTGCATGAAGAGAGCAAGCAGATTGTCATCTCCAGTGATCGTCCTCCTAAAGAGATCCCGACGCTTGAAGATCGACTTCGCTCCCGCTTTGAATGGGGCCTAATTACAGACATCACGCCCCCTGATCTGGAAACAAGGATTGCGATCTTACGTAAGAAAGCCAAGGCTGAAGGGTTGGATATCCCGAATGAAGCCATGCTATATATTGCGAATCAAATCGATTCCAACATCCGTGAGTTAGAAGGCGCCCTGATCCGTGTAGTGGCGTACTCATCACTTATCAATAAAGATATAAATGCCGACCTTGCCGCTGAAGCATTGAAGGATATCATCCCAAGCTCGAAACCGAGGGTGATCACGATCCAGGAGATTCAGCGGGTTGTAGGTGAGCACTTCAACGTGAAGCTTGAAGACTTCAAAGCGAAGAAACGGACAAAGTCAATCGCATTCCCAAGGCAGATCGCCATGTATCTATCAAGGGAAATGACCGATTCATCCCTGCCGAAAATCGGGGAAGAGTTTGGGGGCCGTGATCATACGACGGTCATTCATGCCCACGAGAAGATCAGTACTTTACTTGGCGCCGATTCCCTTCTTCAGCAGCAATTGAAGGAAATCCGCGAAGCTTTAAAGAGCTGA
- the dnaN gene encoding DNA polymerase III subunit beta → MKFVIQRDHLVQSVQDVMKAVTSRTTIPILTGIKIIATEDGVTLTGSDSDISIESFIPVEEEGTEIVEIMNTGGIVLQAKFFSEIVKKLPKDTVEIEVQNHLQTVIRSGQAEFNLNGLDPEEYPHLPQIEEGNGIKVSTDLLKTMIRQTVFAVSTSETRPILTGVNCQIENGELSCIATDSHRLAMRKAPIETNHDASYNIVIPGKSLNELNKILDDTDEPVEIVITENQVLFKAKHLLFFSRLLEGNYPDTSRLIPSDTKTALTLNTKEFLQAIDRASLLAREGRNNVVKLSTLDGGVIEISSNTPEIGKVIEQVQSQSIEGEELKISFSAKYMMDALKAIEGTEIHVNFTGAMRPFVLKPLHDDSILQLILPVRTY, encoded by the coding sequence ATGAAATTTGTTATTCAAAGGGACCATCTTGTGCAAAGTGTCCAGGATGTCATGAAAGCTGTCACTTCAAGAACAACAATCCCGATTCTGACAGGAATCAAAATCATTGCTACCGAAGACGGCGTCACATTGACGGGAAGTGACTCTGATATTTCCATTGAGTCTTTCATCCCGGTTGAAGAAGAAGGAACTGAAATTGTTGAAATCATGAATACTGGCGGCATCGTACTGCAAGCGAAGTTCTTTAGTGAAATCGTCAAAAAGCTTCCGAAAGACACTGTAGAGATCGAGGTTCAAAATCATCTGCAAACCGTCATCCGTTCAGGACAGGCTGAATTCAATCTAAACGGACTGGACCCGGAAGAATACCCGCACCTTCCTCAAATTGAAGAAGGAAACGGGATCAAGGTTTCAACCGATCTTCTGAAAACAATGATCAGACAAACCGTGTTCGCAGTGTCCACCTCAGAAACACGCCCGATCTTGACAGGTGTAAACTGTCAAATTGAAAACGGCGAACTGAGCTGTATTGCAACAGACAGCCACAGGCTGGCAATGAGAAAAGCACCGATCGAAACGAATCATGATGCGTCTTACAATATTGTCATCCCGGGGAAAAGTTTGAATGAGCTGAATAAAATCCTTGATGATACGGATGAGCCGGTGGAAATTGTCATCACTGAAAACCAGGTTCTTTTCAAAGCGAAGCATCTGTTGTTCTTCTCCCGTCTATTAGAAGGGAACTATCCTGATACAAGCAGATTGATTCCTTCAGATACGAAGACAGCATTGACGCTAAACACGAAAGAATTCCTGCAGGCGATCGACCGTGCGTCACTTCTTGCACGAGAAGGCCGTAATAACGTAGTTAAGCTTTCCACTCTTGATGGCGGCGTCATTGAAATTTCGTCCAACACGCCGGAAATCGGGAAAGTCATCGAGCAGGTCCAAAGCCAGTCGATTGAAGGAGAAGAACTGAAAATCTCCTTTAGCGCGAAATATATGATGGACGCCTTAAAAGCGATCGAAGGAACAGAAATCCATGTGAATTTCACAGGGGCAATGAGACCGTTCGTCCTGAAACCACTTCACGACGATTCGATCCTGCAGTTGATCCTTCCGGTTAGAACGTACTAA
- the yaaA gene encoding S4 domain-containing protein YaaA, with the protein MAKEITIGTEIITLGQFLKLAEVIQSGGMAKWFLSEYEVYINGEQDQRRGRKLTIGDTIEIPEVGAFVIAGE; encoded by the coding sequence GTGGCAAAAGAGATCACAATCGGTACAGAAATCATCACACTGGGCCAATTCCTGAAGCTTGCTGAAGTGATTCAGTCAGGCGGCATGGCGAAATGGTTCCTGAGTGAATATGAAGTATACATAAACGGCGAGCAAGACCAGCGAAGAGGCAGAAAGCTCACGATTGGTGACACAATTGAAATTCCGGAAGTAGGAGCATTCGTGATTGCCGGAGAATAA
- the recF gene encoding DNA replication/repair protein RecF (All proteins in this family for which functions are known are DNA-binding proteins that assist the filamentation of RecA onto DNA for the initiation of recombination or recombinational repair.) — protein sequence MYIEQLELRNYRNYESIDVTFENKVNVILGENAQGKTNIMESIYVLAMAKSHRTSNDKDLIRWDEEYAKIKGRIQKYNGSLPLELILSKKGKKAKSNHLEQSKLSQYVGNMNVVMFAPEDLHLVKGSPQVRRRFIDMEIGQVSPVYLHDISLYQKILQQRNHYLKQLQTRKQKDQTMLDVLTEQFIEMAVKITKKRFEFVQLLESWAKPIHSGISRNLETLEILYKPSLGVSDSQEWSKMVDIYEQKFNDIREREIDRGVTLVGPHRDDLQFIVNGRDVQTFGSQGQQRTTALSVKLAEIELIHSEIKEYPILLLDDVLSELDDYRQSHLLNTIQGKVQTFVTTTNVDGIDHQTLNEATTFEVEAGSMKRVK from the coding sequence ATGTACATTGAACAGTTAGAGTTGAGGAACTATCGAAATTATGAATCGATCGACGTGACGTTCGAGAATAAAGTGAACGTCATCCTTGGGGAAAATGCCCAGGGGAAGACGAATATCATGGAGTCTATCTATGTATTGGCTATGGCCAAGTCCCACCGCACGTCAAATGACAAAGATTTAATCCGCTGGGACGAGGAATATGCTAAAATAAAAGGTAGGATACAGAAGTATAATGGTTCATTGCCACTTGAGCTTATTCTTTCGAAAAAAGGGAAAAAAGCGAAGAGCAATCACTTGGAACAGTCCAAGCTGAGCCAGTATGTCGGCAATATGAATGTAGTCATGTTCGCACCTGAGGATCTCCACTTAGTAAAAGGGAGCCCTCAGGTAAGGCGTCGTTTTATCGATATGGAAATCGGACAGGTATCACCTGTTTATTTACATGATATCAGCCTTTATCAAAAAATATTACAGCAGCGGAATCATTATCTGAAACAGTTGCAAACGCGAAAACAAAAAGACCAGACGATGCTTGACGTCCTGACGGAGCAGTTTATCGAGATGGCGGTGAAAATCACCAAAAAGCGGTTCGAATTCGTTCAGCTTCTCGAAAGTTGGGCAAAACCGATCCATTCGGGGATCTCAAGGAACTTAGAAACGCTCGAAATCTTATATAAACCGTCCCTGGGCGTATCAGATAGTCAAGAATGGTCGAAAATGGTAGATATATACGAACAGAAATTCAATGATATCCGTGAACGGGAAATCGACCGGGGTGTGACACTGGTAGGTCCCCATAGGGATGATCTGCAATTCATCGTGAACGGCCGGGATGTCCAGACATTTGGATCACAGGGGCAGCAACGGACGACGGCCCTTTCTGTGAAGCTCGCTGAAATCGAGCTGATTCATTCTGAAATCAAAGAATATCCCATCTTACTTCTTGATGATGTTTTGTCTGAACTGGATGATTATCGTCAATCCCACTTACTCAATACCATTCAGGGGAAAGTCCAGACGTTCGTCACGACAACAAACGTGGATGGTATCGATCACCAAACCTTAAACGAGGCGACCACATTCGAAGTGGAAGCCGGATCAATGAAAAGAGTGAAATGA
- the remB gene encoding extracellular matrix regulator RemB, with protein sequence MYIHVGEDVMVRTDEIIAIIDRDTVQFSEEIQQFLKTKDKNLCNLAKGSYKSLVITTNELYLSPLASSTLKKRSKKYSNYENLL encoded by the coding sequence TTGTACATTCATGTTGGAGAAGATGTCATGGTACGTACAGACGAAATCATTGCAATTATTGATCGAGACACCGTTCAATTCTCTGAGGAAATCCAACAATTTTTAAAAACGAAGGATAAAAACCTTTGTAATCTTGCAAAGGGTTCATATAAATCACTTGTCATCACGACCAATGAGTTGTATCTTTCGCCATTGGCGTCAAGTACGTTGAAGAAACGGTCAAAGAAATACTCGAACTATGAGAATTTACTATAG